One window of the Carnobacterium maltaromaticum DSM 20342 genome contains the following:
- the fni gene encoding type 2 isopentenyl-diphosphate Delta-isomerase, producing MTIENRKNQHVDLAESMFHKPKPSDYDALRFVHHSFPEMAVSDTSLATSFLGLNLTSPFYINGMTGGSERTKIINGDLALIAKETGLAMATGSQSAAIKQPELTDTFQIIRHNNPNGLIFANLGTGNSVEAGKKAVAMLDANALQIHVNAPQELIMPEGDRDFSNWLTEIEKMVQEIDVPIIVKEVGFGMSRETIELLIERGVQAVDVSGRGGTNFAAIENMRRKTRELDYLETWGQSSIISLLEAQPLSQSIELLASGGIRNPLDVIKALSLGAKAVGISGLFLHLLLENGVSATITEIQRWQEQMQTILTLLGKTTIADLQKTDLIIGGEVREWCLAREIPYQTFAKRSTNG from the coding sequence ATGACTATTGAAAATCGTAAGAATCAACATGTCGACTTGGCTGAATCCATGTTTCACAAACCTAAGCCTTCTGACTATGATGCTTTACGTTTTGTGCATCATTCATTTCCAGAAATGGCTGTTTCAGATACTAGTCTGGCTACTAGTTTTCTAGGTTTAAACTTAACCTCTCCCTTTTATATTAATGGGATGACTGGTGGCAGTGAGCGAACAAAAATTATTAATGGCGATTTAGCTTTGATAGCTAAGGAAACTGGCTTAGCTATGGCAACTGGTTCGCAAAGTGCCGCAATTAAGCAGCCCGAATTAACAGATACCTTTCAAATTATTCGTCACAACAATCCAAATGGCTTAATTTTTGCTAATTTAGGCACTGGAAACTCTGTTGAAGCTGGTAAAAAAGCTGTTGCAATGTTAGATGCTAACGCCTTACAAATTCACGTCAATGCTCCACAAGAATTAATTATGCCTGAAGGAGATCGCGACTTTTCTAACTGGTTGACTGAAATTGAAAAAATGGTGCAGGAAATCGATGTCCCTATTATCGTCAAAGAAGTTGGCTTTGGAATGAGTCGTGAAACCATTGAACTCTTAATTGAGCGTGGTGTTCAAGCTGTGGATGTTAGTGGTCGAGGTGGAACAAACTTTGCGGCGATTGAGAATATGCGTCGTAAAACAAGAGAATTAGATTACTTAGAAACTTGGGGACAATCGAGTATCATTTCGCTTCTTGAGGCTCAACCTTTAAGTCAATCCATTGAACTTCTAGCTTCTGGGGGAATTCGTAATCCTCTTGATGTGATTAAAGCATTATCATTAGGTGCCAAAGCGGTTGGAATTTCTGGCCTATTTCTGCATTTACTTTTGGAAAATGGCGTTTCAGCAACTATTACAGAAATTCAACGTTGGCAAGAACAAATGCAAACGATTTTGACATTACTTGGTAAGACTACTATCGCTGATTTGCAAAAAACTGATTTAATTATTGGTGGAGAAGTTAGAGAATGGTGTCTTGCTCGTGAGATTCCTTACCAAACATTTGCAAAACGTTCTACAAATGGATAG
- a CDS encoding phosphomevalonate kinase, whose amino-acid sequence MIEASAPGKLYIAGEYAVVEAGHPAIIVAVDQFITVSLEQNEEYGSIRSFQYGELPILWTRQDGQLVLDKRENPFHYILAAMELTEQYAQEQGKELSFYELSVTSELDNSTGKKYGLGSSGAVTVATVKALCKYYQLDVTKKQVFKLAALAHLSVQGNGSCGDIAASVYGGWIAFTTFERQWVADKFKNETLTTLLALVWPELSIQPLTPPRDLRLVIGWTGSPASTSSLVDKVTKQREMDQASYQRFLQDSKECVEALIQAFEENDIPEIQEKIRLNRQLLLGMSKKTGVVIETPALKKLCDLAETYHGAAKSSGAGGGDCGIVLFRQKEGMLPLITAWEKEEITNLPLHVYFDKETELGG is encoded by the coding sequence ATGATTGAAGCTTCAGCACCTGGAAAACTGTACATCGCTGGTGAGTATGCCGTCGTTGAGGCGGGTCATCCAGCGATTATTGTCGCCGTTGATCAATTTATTACGGTCAGCTTGGAACAAAATGAAGAATATGGTAGCATTCGCTCGTTTCAATATGGTGAATTGCCTATTCTTTGGACCAGACAAGACGGTCAACTGGTTCTCGATAAACGAGAGAATCCTTTTCATTATATTTTAGCTGCGATGGAATTAACTGAACAGTACGCGCAGGAACAAGGGAAAGAACTATCTTTCTATGAACTTTCTGTCACAAGTGAATTAGATAATTCCACCGGTAAAAAATATGGTCTTGGCTCTAGTGGCGCAGTAACTGTCGCAACCGTTAAGGCTTTATGTAAATATTACCAACTAGATGTTACGAAGAAACAAGTCTTCAAATTAGCAGCTTTAGCGCATTTATCTGTCCAAGGAAATGGTTCTTGTGGAGATATTGCGGCTAGTGTGTATGGCGGCTGGATTGCCTTTACAACCTTTGAACGTCAATGGGTTGCGGATAAGTTTAAAAACGAAACCTTGACGACTTTACTCGCTTTAGTTTGGCCGGAGTTATCGATTCAACCTTTAACACCACCACGTGATTTGCGTTTGGTCATCGGTTGGACTGGCTCACCTGCTTCAACTTCTAGCTTAGTTGATAAAGTCACTAAACAACGCGAGATGGATCAAGCTTCTTATCAACGCTTTTTACAGGATAGTAAAGAGTGTGTCGAAGCACTAATTCAAGCGTTTGAAGAGAACGATATTCCTGAAATCCAAGAAAAAATCCGTTTAAATCGTCAATTATTGCTAGGTATGAGCAAGAAAACCGGTGTCGTGATTGAAACCCCAGCCTTAAAAAAACTGTGTGATTTAGCTGAAACTTATCACGGAGCAGCGAAATCTTCTGGTGCCGGTGGTGGTGATTGTGGTATTGTCCTTTTCCGTCAAAAAGAAGGAATGTTGCCGCTAATTACAGCTTGGGAAAAAGAAGAAATTACCAATTTACCTTTACATGTTTATTTTGATAAGGAAACCGAACTAGGAGGTTAA